TGGGATCACATCAAATCTATTTTATAGTTTGTGTAACATTTTCCATACACATATTTTTCATACACATATACAACAAATTAAAGACTTACTAAGCAGGAGAGAGCAAAACCACCGAGTACAATGTAAACTGTGGCTGATAATTGTTGAATTGTAAATCCCCAAATAAAACCAACAATCTAAAATCATAAATGATAGAGATATTAGGAATATTTGTTAAGAAACGAATAAGTAAAGTTACAGAGATATTCAGTAGCTATGTGTAGCAAATATGTTGTTTGAGAAGTCCCAGAAACAGAATAGTCCAGATATCTACAGTTGATAACAAAATATcggaaataaaaaacataacagCAAAATATAAAACCACCAGTTACTCACTCCGAACAGCGTGATAATAACTTGGTAAATCCTTTCAGCTTTGCGTTGTCCCTCATAATCCTAAAAACAATTAggatatttaaatttatttttacattgcaCGAAGggaacaaaaacataaacaaaacataCACAGGCATTTAACCAGGTACGATTTGGCTTTTATAGTTTTCAAACACAATGAGGTAAGTTTTAAATTTCATGCAATCACTTTTCGATGCTTTATATAATTGACAAGAAAAGTTGCACTTTGTACAAATATTTGAAAGTCAGGAACTGCAATAAAGAGCCGTTATTACGTTTTTTAGGACCACTCCATCATCAAGAAGAAGGGGttgttaaaaaatgccttatccTTATAATTTTGAGGGAGTTCGAAGTCATtaacaaattatatatatattatttctttagTAAAATTGAAATACAGGGTTCGAATTAAATATTAATTAATCTACGAAAAAATTTTTGCCCACAAAGTTTATGTTTTAGCTGCATATTTGCAAACAAAGTTTCTTTAAGCTCcatatgatttaatttttatgatttttcatCAATATTTTTGCGTTCAGCCTTTGTGATTTACGTTGGCAGTCAGCAATTGTCGGATTGAATGCTGACATGTTAAGAAAGCAGCCAAATAAATATTACGTTGTCAAGAAATTGTCAACATGAACAAATTTGAATTACAAATACTATTTTTAGAACACAATTTGACGTTTTTTAAGTTCCATATGATCACATTTTGATGATTTGAGACCAAAATACATAAGGAAAGGAATGATAGCATATATACGTACCATGTGTGTTTCAATACTGCTAATGTAATCATATGGTCCTTTTATAAAAGGGAGGCCTAGAAGAACATTTTTGACTGTTTCCATTTTACTTATATgttgtctaaaaaaataaagttagggTAATACATATCAAACAAATTAGATGTATATAAATATAGGTAGATTGTTAAAGTGTTTAGGACTTTTATTCcactatttttttgtaaaaaaatgtttttttttaaaaaatagccaCGAATTTAGGTAGGTGACAGAAACCAGACTGCTACTGTATGAAAAAACTGTAGCATTGTGGAACGAAAATAACAGAAAAGCGAAGAAAAAGGCTGaatgcagaaaaaaaaatagtgaaaagGCACTAAAACTTCCAAAAAGAAAACTATTAATCATGGGAACTGGGCTTATGGACGatggacaaaaaaattatttatcaaaACTGATGCTGTATCAAAATGATGCGTCTGCGATAAAAGGCTTAAGAAGAAGGTAATAGAAGACCAAAAGGAAAGTGGACAGAAGGAATAGTATATATATGGAGAcggaaaaaattggaaaaaaagatTAGGATTAAATTTGACAATCTGAAACCAATGACGAATACAGAAAGGGAGAGCCAGGTCATGGAAAAGATATAGCAAGAAATGGAGAGAACAGGAGAAGTGATGAAAAAGATAAGacatcagaaaaataaaaagttaggAAAACATTATACATCAGAGACATGGGCCTAGAAGAAGCAAGTAATACCATAAAGAAGATGATGGAAATCAGgaataacatcagaaaaaacaGACAGttagaaatgaaaaaaacaacagaaaacatCATTGAATGTCCAAATGAATGTTgctaaaagaaacagaaaaatggaaaaaaataacatcGACTAATGAATAGAACTAAAGACAGTTTCTCATGTTAATTGTTGTTCCCAAGACTTGGTAGTTTTCTCGTCCACCTTACCCGATGTGTCaggttaataaatttttttctccatgTGACTGCATTGTTGCACATATTACGCTGGGACGATGGAATATCTACAATGGAACTGGTTCATTAAGGTTACATACAATGGTTGAACGGCAATAGATAGCCAATTGCTTTAGCTAcggtacagtctgaatgtataATCTACTACGCACGGACGCCtaactcgcatgaatagttacacagaacaataacattgtgatagcttttgttattttaagaaagtaattgcctcgctgataaacaatgaccccatgCGATCGATTGTtgaatcacaataggttgcaagatcaattttagcaatctattttgcgcaaattcttttgaaatttttaattgcagtaattaaatataaaagtttagttGTTTGCGCTACATTATAAAATTAGTTATCGGAGTTGAATTAGAAatagtattataatataaagttacttcaataaatataaattgcaTATGTAAACCCTTGCCATCTTATTTGCCCAGCTGGGCAGCCATATTTCAGTcgggtaaacacttaattaggcgacggtaggctaattagggcataccacctatttaggcgactcattgtagcctagttaggccatatgtaacctagtaagacattacaatatttaatggcttttcacacattctaagaaaaaatcgcaaaaaatctttatttagaatggatagtctacacgaccatgattccaaaattgtcactcgtgcctCGATATGTTCGCGCaactaagaattatgttaaaatgaaatatataacctaattaggttaagtgtcgcctatttaggtgacgTTTTTGTTCGCCATCTTTATTTTTTCCCTGCGGCgtgaatggctgaaatccattatttaaaacaacaaatagtgccacacgagatttgggccataagttaccaatgcgcgatgcaaataagacgataatttgtcaaaattatctgcaaagtggacagatttgattcacataaaaattgtagtgcgaaacgcaatgatttggacgtatttacaacagaaagttttcgATTGCCTAGTTAGACTAGGGGTACcctaattaaactacatcacgtCGCCTAACTAAACGACTCGCCTAATTAGGTCCTGTCACataattaggtgtttaccctgactgtatCTTAAATTTGGTTGTACAGTAGTGTGGAAAGGTTTGCTAACACCGTTCTACcgccgctattcgtttttaaTGTGACCTTGTTGGAAACAACAAAGAAGGCAATAGAAAGATTCAAAGAAAACTCATACGTAACTTCCTTCAGCCAtttgaaaaatagaaataaaactgGAGGGgtaactatagctagctagctggttaTATTACATAACTTCAAGAACTGTAAATCTTATTATCTAAGCATAATACAGGAAAAATTATCCGTCATGTCATCCTGTTGCAGGCATTAGATTCTTTAAAGtacataatttgaaaatttaattgcGGCCTGTTTGGAAATTCTGTTTATCATTTATGGCAGCCATTACGTGTTCCAAACAGAGGGGGGTTTGCATGCAGACGGGATATTTAATTACGAGCATGATcgacatttttcttaaaacaaCATATAAAAAGAAGTATTAAGAAGTAGAAACAAGTCAAAATTTACAAGATATTGACGATTAGAGTGTTTGTATAATTTGGCACAGAGGTATTATTCgcaaaataaatattagtaattaaaaaatagtttaagtACTATACTTCGTTACATTATGTAATTTATCACTGATATATGCCCCACAGGATGTAAACAACATTTTCAAAATGGCTGCCAGATGTATGCAATGTGCTCGTGCGAATAATAATTTGGCCACTATTATTCGACGACTAGTATCCCCGCATCACAACATCTCAAGTAAAAGCTTTTGTAGTCCTGCGAAAGTTCCACCGGATGTATTGATGTCAAAAGCCAACGACTTCAGTGGCAAAAAAtctattatttttgaaaataacgaAGTTCAAAATATTCTCAAAAGGCTGACTGGTTTAAATTtggaaaaagtatttaaaactaGGAAGgagaatttaaagaatcctgtTTATAAAGTTCTTGACGAGCAAGAGCTCCAACAggtaattttcattattttatctTTCCTGTTGTGCAGCTGTAGGAACCATGATCATGTCATGAGGGCACCGACTCGCCGGGgataagagggtgccgataagcggCAGCGGATAGTTTGGAAGAAGGTGCCTGAAGATAAAGGAGttaatatataagttatttatcaagtaaatcttattataacctatcaaaaacagttcttttaaaaacttCGCTACcactaagtttattttaatagtTTTTGAATCAAAatagtgtctgtttttcttttttcaggcaAAGTTCGGGTCTATGCAGGGTTTTTCAGCAACTTATCGGCACCTTCTCCGGGGAAACGCTGCAAAAACCACAGGGCTGTCAGACCActtcaatatttaaaaaaaaaacttaacttGAGCTCAGAAAAACCTGAATTAacccaaaacaacattttttacatgatatttttttttttgtcaagcaGTGGTTAGTTGAAGAATTTctcaaaaaactgtttttatatcatttattccaTAAATAGTTGTAATACAATCCCAAAACTAATAAATTGAAAGTACATCGACAAAATAGCACCTTTCTTCTTCtcgacaaaatttaaatgagcaCAACGAGCTCAAGCGTGTTGAATTTTAGGCCCATTTCAGGCGGTTTCAGACAAGCCCAGGCTTTTCCAAGCAGTTAAAGAGGAACACttgaaaaaacttttatatCCTTTAAAAGCATATTAATTGCAGATAAATTGTCTATATTATtggttattatttattttttggacACCTGTCTGAAATTTggactaaaaagtaaaaaaaagtccCCTAAAACAAATATTAGACAAATGTCTTCTCCACAATATCTCTGAAATAATgtgaattaaaataattattaatagTCTAATACAGATTATATAAAATATCTgggataataaaaattaattctgtTATAATACACCGATCTCCAGTGTCAACTGTGCATGTTCAACAAACAGGGTTGGCAGTGAACATGGAAgagtggaaagtttatcatttcttgaacatgat
The genomic region above belongs to Hydractinia symbiolongicarpus strain clone_291-10 chromosome 4, HSymV2.1, whole genome shotgun sequence and contains:
- the LOC130641236 gene encoding signal peptidase complex subunit 1-like: METVKNVLLGLPFIKGPYDYISSIETHMDYEGQRKAERIYQVIITLFGIVGFIWGFTIQQLSATVYIVLGGFALSCLIVLPPWPFFRRDPLPWQPIEKEKPSKKNESKKK